The proteins below come from a single candidate division WOR-3 bacterium genomic window:
- the nrdD gene encoding anaerobic ribonucleoside-triphosphate reductase, with protein sequence MEEKALRLSLGEDIPKEKIFQYVIKRDGKVVPFDKSKIANAIFKAARAVGGENRKIAEALADEVVLFLYTIKGDKPPTVEEIQDAVEKVLIENGNARTAKAFILYRKQREILRKKRLLEKKPEERETTDYALFVRTSDDDFISWDRSKIVDALLNETNIDRDTAEKIARETEETILNSNVELLSSALIREIVNMKLIEHGLEHARLRHMRLGVPLYDAEKIILYANRENANIPHNPEATNMTLAETIKKQYMLSQIFSREVADAHIRGDIHLHDLGFGDRPYCSGQSLEYVKKFGLNLPNALSIAKPAKHPDTLLAHMVKFSAALQGHFAGAIGWDAVNIFFAPFLIGMSDKEIHQVAQMMVFEYSQQSVARGGQAIFSDLNIYWEIPKHFREVDAIGPGGQYTGKKYIDYQTEAQKFAWALFDIYLDGDGTGRPFFFPKPLVHITEDFFRTPGWQDFLNHIAEVSSKRGNTYYVFDRGETAKISECCRLSFKLEQSDIDDAKTPWKMRYTALQNVTLNLPRAAYFAKGNDELLFKKIDQLLDYAVKAHIQKKLFIEKLINLKDEGPLALLTMEQDGEPYLRLHRATFLIGLLGLNELVQYHTGKEMHEDIESLKFGLKVISYMYHKVKELSKQYNMRFVMEQTPAESAAHRMARLDLEHFPNEALSVVKGDIKTNSVYYTNSTYLNIGMAIDPIERVKVEGKFHDMIEAGALTHVWLGESQPPKESIANFVVKTFNNTRNAQIAFSPEFTTCNSCFRTSRGLAESCPLCGSKKIDHITRVTGYFSKVSGWNKGKKAELKDRFRSKF encoded by the coding sequence ATGGAAGAAAAAGCATTAAGACTCAGCCTTGGTGAGGATATTCCTAAGGAAAAAATTTTTCAATATGTTATAAAAAGGGATGGAAAGGTTGTTCCGTTTGACAAATCAAAGATTGCCAATGCAATATTCAAGGCGGCAAGGGCAGTAGGTGGAGAAAATAGAAAGATTGCGGAGGCATTAGCGGATGAGGTGGTTTTATTCCTTTATACAATAAAGGGGGATAAACCACCGACAGTAGAAGAAATTCAGGATGCAGTTGAAAAAGTTCTAATTGAAAATGGTAATGCCCGAACTGCAAAGGCATTTATTTTATATAGGAAACAAAGAGAAATATTAAGAAAGAAAAGATTATTAGAAAAAAAACCCGAAGAACGGGAAACTACAGATTATGCATTATTTGTGCGTACTTCGGATGATGATTTTATATCCTGGGACCGTTCCAAGATAGTTGATGCTTTATTAAATGAAACAAATATTGACCGTGATACTGCGGAAAAGATTGCCCGGGAGACTGAAGAAACGATATTAAATTCAAATGTTGAGTTACTATCTTCAGCCCTTATAAGAGAAATTGTAAATATGAAACTCATTGAACACGGGCTTGAGCATGCCCGTTTGCGCCATATGCGTCTCGGTGTGCCACTATATGATGCAGAAAAGATTATTCTTTATGCAAACCGTGAAAATGCCAATATTCCCCATAATCCGGAAGCAACGAATATGACCCTTGCCGAAACGATAAAAAAACAATATATGCTGTCTCAGATATTCAGCCGTGAGGTCGCCGATGCCCATATAAGGGGTGATATTCATCTTCATGATTTGGGGTTTGGGGACCGTCCTTATTGCTCAGGACAATCCCTTGAATATGTAAAAAAATTCGGTTTGAATTTGCCGAATGCATTATCAATTGCAAAACCCGCGAAACACCCTGATACACTTCTTGCCCATATGGTGAAATTCTCGGCAGCACTCCAGGGACATTTTGCCGGTGCTATTGGCTGGGATGCAGTAAATATATTCTTCGCTCCTTTTTTAATTGGAATGTCTGACAAAGAAATCCATCAGGTCGCCCAGATGATGGTCTTTGAATATTCCCAGCAATCGGTAGCCCGCGGCGGACAGGCAATATTCTCAGATTTAAATATTTACTGGGAAATCCCAAAGCACTTTAGAGAGGTTGATGCCATTGGTCCTGGTGGTCAATATACCGGAAAGAAATATATTGATTATCAGACTGAAGCACAAAAATTTGCCTGGGCATTATTTGATATATATCTTGATGGAGATGGAACCGGTAGACCATTCTTCTTCCCCAAGCCACTTGTCCATATTACCGAAGATTTTTTCCGCACCCCTGGATGGCAGGATTTTCTAAATCACATTGCCGAAGTTTCTTCAAAACGTGGTAATACCTATTATGTCTTTGACCGTGGTGAAACCGCAAAGATTTCAGAATGTTGTAGATTATCATTTAAACTGGAACAAAGCGACATAGATGACGCCAAAACACCGTGGAAAATGCGTTATACAGCATTACAGAATGTCACTCTAAATCTTCCCCGTGCAGCATATTTCGCAAAAGGTAATGATGAATTATTATTCAAAAAGATTGACCAGTTGCTTGATTACGCAGTTAAGGCACATATTCAGAAAAAGTTATTTATTGAAAAATTGATAAATCTCAAGGACGAAGGACCGCTTGCCCTTTTAACAATGGAACAGGATGGCGAACCCTATCTTCGTCTGCACCGAGCAACTTTTCTCATTGGCCTTTTAGGATTAAACGAACTCGTTCAGTATCATACCGGTAAAGAAATGCATGAAGATATAGAGAGCTTAAAATTTGGATTAAAAGTTATATCTTATATGTATCATAAAGTAAAGGAACTTTCTAAGCAATATAATATGCGGTTTGTTATGGAACAGACACCTGCTGAGTCTGCTGCCCACCGTATGGCGCGTCTTGACCTTGAGCATTTCCCCAATGAAGCACTATCTGTTGTCAAAGGCGACATTAAAACGAATTCCGTATATTATACAAACTCAACTTATCTGAATATCGGTATGGCTATTGATCCGATTGAGCGCGTAAAGGTTGAAGGGAAATTCCATGATATGATTGAGGCTGGCGCATTGACCCATGTCTGGTTGGGCGAGTCACAACCACCAAAAGAATCTATTGCAAATTTTGTAGTAAAGACATTTAACAATACGCGCAATGCCCAGATTGCATTCTCTCCAGAATTTACAACCTGCAATTCTTGTTTCCGAACATCGCGGGGGCTGGCGGAATCTTGTCCATTATGCGGGAGCAAAAAGATTGACCATATCACAAGGGTAACCGGTTATTTCAGTAAAGTATCGGGTTGGAATAAAGGTAAGAAAGCTGAGTTAAAAGACCGATTTAGATCTAAGTTTTAG
- a CDS encoding cytidine/deoxycytidylate deaminase family protein — translation MRQSWDEYFMAIAELVAKRSTCLRRQVGAVIVKDKRILATGYNGAPSGIAHCEEVGCLRGKMGIASGERHELCRGVHAEQNAIIQAANFGVNIEGSTIYTTHQPCFICTKMLINAKIKKIIFKEPYPDKLAIQMLKQSGIKFSKLKK, via the coding sequence ATGAGGCAATCCTGGGATGAATATTTTATGGCGATTGCAGAACTTGTCGCAAAACGTTCCACCTGTTTACGCAGGCAGGTGGGGGCGGTCATTGTGAAAGATAAGAGAATCCTTGCAACCGGCTATAATGGTGCACCGAGCGGGATTGCCCATTGTGAAGAGGTAGGGTGCTTGCGCGGGAAGATGGGTATTGCATCAGGTGAAAGACACGAATTATGCCGTGGTGTCCATGCTGAACAGAATGCAATTATCCAGGCAGCAAATTTTGGGGTAAACATTGAAGGTTCTACAATCTATACTACGCATCAGCCCTGTTTTATCTGCACAAAGATGTTGATAAATGCAAAGATCAAAAAGATAATATTCAAAGAGCCATACCCGGATAAATTGGCGATTCAAATGCTCAAACAATCCGGCATAAAATTCAGTAAGCTTAAGAAATAA
- the nrdR gene encoding transcriptional regulator NrdR: MKCPRCGHNRDKVLETRGSQAGSVTRRRRECLKCHFRFTTYETVERMPLVIIKRDGTREPYDRSKLLGGIALACRKRPISAQKIESIVNEIEDSLSDRYKMEVKSSEIGQMVLDRLLKIDEVAYVRFASVYKKFKNIDYFAQELQKLKKERRWKKKH, translated from the coding sequence ATGAAGTGTCCGAGATGTGGTCACAATCGTGATAAAGTACTTGAAACAAGAGGTTCGCAGGCAGGTTCTGTAACAAGAAGGAGAAGGGAATGTCTAAAATGCCATTTTCGTTTTACCACCTATGAAACAGTTGAAAGAATGCCGTTGGTTATTATAAAACGAGATGGCACAAGGGAACCTTATGATCGTTCAAAACTTTTGGGTGGTATTGCGCTTGCCTGTCGAAAAAGACCCATCTCAGCACAAAAGATTGAATCTATCGTTAACGAAATAGAAGATTCTCTTTCAGACCGTTATAAAATGGAGGTGAAATCTTCAGAGATTGGGCAGATGGTTTTAGACCGTTTATTAAAAATAGATGAGGTTGCTTATGTAAGATTTGCATCCGTTTACAAAAAATTTAAAAATATAGACTATTTTGCTCAAGAATTACAAAAATTAAAAAAGGAGCGAAGATGGAAGAAAAAGCATTAA
- the gyrA gene encoding DNA gyrase subunit A → MEERINTVYIEEEIKSSYLDYAMSVIVGRALPDARDGLKPVQRRILYAMNEAGLASNRAHKKSATVIGDVLGKYHPHGDMAIYDALVRMAQDFSMRYPLVDGQGNFGSIDGDAAAAYRYTEVRFTPIAEELLRDLEKDTVDFIPNFDGRLKEPVVLPAGFPNLLCNGASGIAVGMATNIPPHNLGEVINALNAMIDDPEIEDKKLLKYIPGPDFPTGGIIAGKKGIEDAYLTGRGRIFVRGKIKVEDLKGGKQAIVIMEIPYQVNKAALLEKMAQLVKEKKIEDISDLRDESDKDGIRVVVELKRDANPEIVLNNLYKYTNLQTTYSIQILALVDGVPKTITLKQALRYFLDFRFEVITRRTKFELAEAEKKAHILEGLKIAIENIDEVVNIIKKSADVKTAKERLMKRFSLTEVQAQAILDMRLARLTNLEKEALEKEYLGLIKEIARLKSILSSPKGVYGVIKKELNDLAAKYQDSRRTTITEMEPEELTIEDLIAEEDMVITLTQRGYIKRQPITTYRNQTRGGQGRKLVETGEEDFANQLLISKTTDTLLFFTDTGKVYATKVYEIPEAGPFSKGRSIANLIEMGEGEKVTACLGIKEFSNKFFIFMTTKFGKVKKTALDEYENVRKKGIIAIKLEEDDKLIAAELTTGKDSVLLTTRDGQTLRFSEKKIRPMGRNASGVRGMKLEKGDEVVSFNIAREEEDMLIIGENGLGKRIKFADVNEKGRGGKGVRAMTIDEKTGKVAGAVNVNDEDDLIAMTKSGKGIRTPVNAIRVMGRAAKGVKIISLEKGDKVASVARIKAEV, encoded by the coding sequence ATGGAAGAACGCATAAATACCGTATATATCGAAGAAGAGATAAAATCAAGTTATCTTGATTACGCAATGAGCGTCATTGTGGGTCGGGCTTTGCCCGATGCTCGCGATGGCTTAAAACCAGTCCAGCGCCGGATTCTATATGCAATGAATGAGGCAGGGCTTGCTTCAAACCGTGCCCATAAAAAGAGTGCTACGGTGATCGGTGATGTGCTTGGTAAATACCACCCCCACGGTGATATGGCAATATACGATGCCCTGGTCAGAATGGCACAGGATTTTTCAATGCGCTATCCCTTGGTTGATGGCCAGGGTAATTTTGGTTCAATAGATGGTGATGCAGCAGCGGCATATCGTTATACCGAAGTTCGTTTTACACCGATTGCCGAAGAACTTTTAAGAGACTTAGAAAAAGATACGGTAGATTTTATTCCGAATTTTGACGGCAGGTTAAAGGAACCTGTCGTCCTGCCTGCTGGTTTTCCAAATCTACTGTGTAATGGTGCTTCAGGTATTGCAGTCGGAATGGCAACGAATATCCCACCCCATAATCTTGGTGAAGTTATTAATGCGCTAAACGCAATGATAGATGACCCTGAGATAGAAGATAAAAAACTTTTAAAATACATTCCGGGACCGGATTTCCCAACCGGTGGAATCATCGCTGGAAAAAAGGGTATTGAAGATGCATATTTAACCGGCAGGGGTAGAATCTTTGTAAGGGGAAAGATAAAGGTTGAAGATTTAAAGGGTGGAAAACAGGCGATTGTGATAATGGAGATTCCGTATCAGGTAAACAAGGCAGCACTCCTTGAAAAGATGGCGCAACTGGTCAAAGAGAAAAAGATTGAAGACATTTCGGACTTAAGGGATGAATCAGATAAGGATGGGATAAGGGTCGTTGTTGAATTAAAAAGGGATGCCAATCCTGAAATTGTTTTGAATAATCTCTATAAATATACAAATTTACAAACAACATATAGCATTCAAATTCTTGCATTGGTTGATGGAGTTCCTAAGACTATCACTCTAAAACAGGCACTAAGGTATTTCCTTGATTTCCGTTTTGAGGTCATAACCCGCAGGACAAAGTTTGAACTTGCCGAGGCAGAGAAAAAGGCACATATCCTTGAAGGATTGAAGATTGCGATAGAGAATATAGATGAGGTAGTAAATATTATTAAAAAATCTGCAGATGTAAAGACTGCAAAAGAAAGATTGATGAAGAGATTTTCACTCACCGAGGTTCAGGCGCAGGCAATACTTGATATGCGGCTTGCCCGATTGACCAATCTTGAGAAAGAGGCACTGGAAAAAGAATACTTAGGATTAATAAAAGAAATTGCTCGATTGAAATCAATTCTTTCATCACCAAAAGGGGTATATGGTGTAATAAAAAAAGAATTGAACGACCTTGCCGCAAAGTATCAGGATAGCCGCAGGACCACGATTACAGAAATGGAGCCTGAAGAACTCACGATTGAAGACCTGATCGCGGAAGAGGATATGGTTATTACCCTTACCCAGCGTGGATATATAAAGAGACAGCCTATCACAACTTATCGCAATCAGACCCGTGGGGGACAGGGGAGAAAACTTGTTGAGACCGGAGAAGAGGATTTTGCAAATCAATTGTTGATTTCAAAGACCACCGATACCCTTTTATTCTTTACCGATACGGGAAAGGTATATGCGACAAAGGTATATGAAATTCCTGAGGCAGGTCCATTTTCAAAAGGCAGGTCAATTGCAAATTTGATTGAAATGGGTGAGGGTGAGAAGGTCACCGCCTGTCTTGGTATAAAAGAATTTTCAAATAAATTCTTTATCTTTATGACGACAAAATTTGGCAAAGTGAAAAAGACCGCGCTTGATGAGTATGAGAATGTCAGGAAGAAAGGGATTATTGCAATAAAATTAGAAGAAGACGATAAATTGATCGCTGCGGAACTCACAACCGGAAAGGATTCTGTATTATTGACGACACGGGATGGCCAGACGCTGAGATTTTCTGAAAAGAAGATAAGACCGATGGGAAGGAATGCAAGCGGTGTCAGGGGAATGAAACTTGAAAAGGGTGATGAGGTTGTGAGTTTTAATATCGCCCGTGAAGAAGAGGATATGCTAATTATTGGTGAAAATGGGCTTGGAAAGAGGATAAAATTTGCTGATGTGAATGAGAAAGGAAGAGGTGGTAAGGGTGTTCGGGCAATGACAATTGATGAAAAGACTGGAAAGGTTGCGGGTGCAGTAAATGTTAATGACGAAGATGATTTGATTGCAATGACCAAGAGTGGTAAAGGCATAAGGACCCCAGTGAATGCGATAAGGGTAATGGGAAGGGCAGCAAAGGGCGTAAAAATCATCAGTCTTGAAAAGGGCGATAAGGTCGCTTCAGTTGCAAGGATAAAGGCTGAGGTATAG
- a CDS encoding hydrogenase maturation protease, with product MKKLLLGLGNEYCGNDALGIIIAQRLKDIFPDYELKTGAFSGIDFLEAIEGFDEVIVIDSFLKPDLPPGSLIELRLEDFAGLKSFSYLHSLNFANAVELGRQLNIKLPEKIKIFGIVVDKKGTIGEEISVGLKKNLDKIMHSLKSKI from the coding sequence ATGAAAAAATTGCTTTTAGGACTTGGTAATGAATATTGTGGCAATGATGCTTTGGGTATAATCATTGCTCAAAGATTAAAAGACATTTTTCCTGATTATGAACTAAAGACCGGTGCCTTCAGTGGCATTGATTTTCTTGAGGCAATAGAAGGTTTCGATGAAGTAATTGTAATTGATAGTTTTTTAAAACCTGATTTACCACCGGGCAGTTTAATAGAATTAAGACTTGAAGATTTTGCGGGGTTAAAAAGTTTTTCTTATTTACACAGCTTGAATTTTGCTAATGCTGTTGAACTCGGTAGACAATTAAATATTAAATTGCCCGAAAAAATAAAAATTTTTGGCATTGTTGTTGATAAAAAAGGAACGATTGGAGAAGAAATAAGTGTTGGATTAAAAAAAAATTTGGATAAAATAATGCATAGCCTTAAGTCAAAAATTTAA
- a CDS encoding hydrogenase iron-sulfur subunit, which produces MMNENFEPKIIGFMCKWCTYAAADLAGVSRLQYPPNIVPIRLMCSGGLEPSFILKALQEGADGVFIGGCHFGDCHYQTGNYQTNKRIAILQKLLEEMGIDKRRVRLEWISAAEGTKFARTIKEFVEDIKKLGPNPLKKEA; this is translated from the coding sequence ATTATGAATGAAAATTTTGAACCAAAAATCATTGGATTTATGTGTAAATGGTGTACATATGCGGCAGCGGATCTTGCAGGCGTTAGCAGACTCCAGTATCCACCTAATATAGTTCCAATAAGATTGATGTGCTCGGGCGGGCTGGAACCTTCTTTTATATTAAAGGCATTACAAGAAGGTGCGGATGGTGTTTTCATTGGTGGTTGCCATTTTGGAGATTGCCATTATCAGACTGGTAATTACCAAACCAATAAGCGTATCGCCATTTTACAAAAACTTCTTGAAGAGATGGGTATAGATAAACGGAGAGTACGCTTGGAATGGATATCTGCGGCTGAGGGGACAAAATTTGCACGTACAATAAAAGAATTTGTTGAGGATATCAAAAAGTTAGGTCCCAATCCTCTAAAAAAGGAGGCGTAA
- a CDS encoding tetratricopeptide repeat protein has translation MDQAMAKIYSDALQAYEKGQVREAIEGLRKVASAYPNYPDVHNALGLAYSLAGNYKYAIESFKKAIEINPEYIEAYVNMAIVYNEQCQFDEAIKSFEKAAALETKEKGYSPQLKIKLANTYMQLGDTYYELQEYKKARDEYQRAMEVSPNFLDIKLKLAKTYNQLGDHKAAEKLLHDILNRNKKYLEARVLLGLCYYQQRKHDNAKKEWEEVLKIDPTNIKAKAYLNMLKEKKNG, from the coding sequence ATGGACCAGGCAATGGCAAAGATATACAGCGACGCCCTCCAGGCTTATGAAAAAGGACAGGTTAGGGAGGCAATTGAAGGTCTCAGAAAGGTGGCTTCAGCATATCCCAATTATCCTGATGTCCATAATGCCCTTGGGCTTGCTTATTCGCTCGCCGGAAATTACAAATATGCGATTGAAAGTTTTAAAAAGGCAATAGAAATCAATCCTGAATACATTGAGGCATATGTAAATATGGCGATTGTCTATAATGAGCAATGTCAGTTTGATGAGGCTATAAAGTCATTTGAGAAAGCAGCCGCCCTTGAAACAAAGGAAAAAGGATATTCGCCTCAGTTAAAGATCAAACTTGCCAATACCTATATGCAGCTCGGTGATACCTATTATGAATTACAGGAATATAAAAAGGCAAGAGATGAATACCAGAGGGCAATGGAAGTTAGCCCAAACTTTCTTGATATCAAATTGAAACTGGCTAAAACCTATAACCAGCTTGGTGACCATAAAGCAGCAGAAAAATTGCTCCACGATATATTAAATCGTAACAAAAAATATCTTGAGGCAAGAGTTCTTTTGGGTTTATGCTATTATCAGCAGCGTAAACACGATAATGCAAAAAAAGAGTGGGAAGAGGTTTTGAAGATAGATCCTACGAATATCAAGGCAAAGGCATATTTAAATATGCTAAAGGAGAAAAAGAATGGTTAA
- the lspA gene encoding signal peptidase II, translating into MQDSVSNAPRSKNIKYFLIPVVLALFLDQISKILVVNYLTPFDPPYEVIGSILRFNLAYNPYGVFSISFGPPYLYYLFHMIGIIIFTILGLSQNSKFRVVLFGLIVGGAIGNIADRIRLKYVIDFIDMGIGNLRWFTYNLADAFVVVSAILLIINELFWNRSKNPKT; encoded by the coding sequence ATGCAAGATTCTGTATCAAATGCACCGCGAAGTAAAAATATTAAATATTTTTTAATCCCGGTCGTTCTTGCATTATTTTTAGACCAGATTTCAAAAATATTAGTCGTAAATTATTTAACACCATTTGATCCACCGTATGAAGTAATCGGCTCAATCCTTAGATTCAATCTCGCGTATAATCCCTATGGTGTTTTCAGCATCTCTTTTGGTCCTCCGTACTTATATTATTTATTCCATATGATTGGTATTATAATATTCACAATCTTGGGACTTTCACAGAATTCAAAATTCCGAGTTGTCCTTTTTGGATTAATTGTAGGTGGTGCCATTGGTAATATTGCCGACCGCATCAGATTGAAATATGTAATAGATTTCATTGATATGGGCATAGGTAACCTGAGATGGTTTACCTATAATCTTGCAGATGCATTTGTCGTAGTAAGTGCTATTTTATTGATTATAAACGAACTTTTCTGGAACCGCAGTAAGAATCCTAAAACTTAG
- a CDS encoding Ni/Fe hydrogenase subunit alpha: MYKEITIDPITRLEGHGKIDIFLDDAGNVAHACLQIPELRGYERFAIGRLAEEMPRITETICGVCPTAHHMCSTKALDDLYGVEPPPAARKIREFQYNTFMFEDHNLHFYFLGGPDFIVGPDAPAGQRNVLGVIAKVGLEIGKKVIDIRKRTRNIIQTLGGRVVHPVNGLPGGVSKGITKEQQEEWKKIAEDAVEFAKFTLKAFDDIVLKNKAYVDLIVGDIYKHKTYYMGLVDDNNRVNFYDGWIRVVDPDGKEFAKFKVRDYLNHIAEGVESWTYIKFPYLKNVGWKGFVDGKDSGVYRVAPLGRLNASDGMATPIAQEHYEKFYATLGGKPVHNTLATHWARVIEAMQAAEKMVELINDPEIVDPKIRNMDFKTPKVGIGVIEAPRGTLYHHYETDEKGRLTKANLIVATVNNSAAINMSIEKAARNLIKNGVVNDGLLNMIEMAFRAYDPCFACATHNLPGQVPIEINIHNKDGEVIRTIKN; this comes from the coding sequence ATGTATAAAGAAATTACAATTGACCCAATAACAAGATTAGAAGGACACGGTAAGATAGATATATTCCTTGATGATGCTGGGAATGTTGCCCATGCCTGTCTCCAGATTCCAGAATTACGCGGCTACGAAAGATTTGCGATTGGAAGACTTGCTGAAGAGATGCCGAGAATCACCGAGACAATTTGCGGGGTCTGTCCAACTGCCCATCATATGTGTTCAACCAAGGCACTCGATGATTTATACGGAGTAGAACCACCACCTGCTGCAAGAAAGATTAGGGAATTTCAGTATAATACATTTATGTTTGAAGACCATAATCTCCATTTTTATTTCCTCGGTGGTCCGGATTTTATTGTTGGACCTGACGCGCCTGCAGGACAGCGTAATGTGCTTGGTGTTATTGCAAAGGTTGGATTGGAAATCGGCAAAAAGGTGATTGATATAAGAAAACGGACAAGAAATATTATTCAAACACTTGGTGGCAGGGTTGTCCATCCGGTCAATGGACTTCCCGGCGGTGTCTCCAAGGGTATCACAAAAGAACAGCAGGAAGAATGGAAGAAGATTGCCGAAGATGCAGTGGAGTTCGCCAAGTTCACACTAAAGGCATTTGATGATATTGTCTTAAAGAATAAAGCCTATGTTGATCTGATCGTCGGCGATATCTACAAGCACAAGACTTACTATATGGGACTCGTTGATGACAATAACAGAGTAAATTTCTATGATGGTTGGATTCGTGTCGTTGACCCGGATGGAAAAGAATTTGCAAAATTCAAGGTAAGGGATTATCTCAACCACATTGCCGAAGGAGTTGAATCCTGGACTTATATTAAATTCCCTTATCTAAAGAATGTGGGCTGGAAAGGATTTGTTGATGGCAAGGACAGTGGGGTTTACAGGGTTGCACCTCTGGGCAGGCTCAATGCATCAGATGGAATGGCTACACCCATTGCCCAGGAACACTATGAAAAATTCTATGCAACTTTGGGTGGAAAACCGGTTCATAATACACTTGCAACGCACTGGGCAAGGGTCATTGAAGCGATGCAGGCTGCAGAAAAAATGGTAGAGTTGATAAATGACCCAGAGATAGTTGACCCAAAGATCAGGAATATGGATTTCAAGACTCCAAAGGTAGGAATCGGTGTGATTGAGGCACCAAGAGGAACGCTTTACCACCATTATGAAACCGACGAAAAAGGAAGATTGACCAAAGCAAACTTAATAGTTGCAACAGTCAATAACTCCGCGGCAATCAATATGTCCATTGAAAAGGCAGCAAGAAATTTGATTAAAAATGGTGTTGTAAATGATGGCTTATTGAATATGATTGAAATGGCATTCCGTGCCTATGACCCATGTTTTGCCTGTGCCACGCATAATCTACCGGGACAGGTGCCAATTGAGATAAATATCCATAATAAAGATGGTGAGGTTATCAGAACGATAAAAAACTAA
- a CDS encoding oxidoreductase — protein MAKPKVALYWCASCGGCEEAVVDLAEDILKVVDAVDIILWPVAMDFKYKDIEAMPDKSILVSFINGSVRNSEQEHIVKLLRQKSQLVVAFGACAHLGGIPGLANVANRKEIFETAYKLTHTTVNPNNVYPQPVTEIPQGKLTLPEFYDTVKSLDQTIDVDYYLPGCAPPPDLIMKGVLTLLSGNLPPKGTVIASEKSLCETCPRNKTKPDKMVIKEIKRIHEVIADPEKCFLAEGIICVGPATRGGCGERCINANIPCRGCFGPTKEVIDQGAKFLSALASIIDANTEEEAKKITEQIIDPIGLFYMYSLPTSILRRKQGV, from the coding sequence ATGGCAAAACCTAAAGTTGCCTTATACTGGTGTGCCTCTTGTGGCGGATGCGAAGAGGCGGTTGTTGATCTTGCTGAAGATATATTAAAAGTAGTTGATGCAGTTGATATAATCCTCTGGCCTGTAGCAATGGATTTCAAATATAAAGATATTGAAGCAATGCCGGATAAATCCATTCTTGTTAGTTTTATCAATGGTTCGGTCCGAAATTCAGAACAGGAGCACATCGTTAAACTTTTGAGACAGAAGTCTCAACTCGTCGTTGCCTTCGGTGCCTGTGCCCACCTCGGTGGTATCCCGGGATTGGCAAATGTCGCTAACAGAAAAGAGATTTTTGAAACTGCATACAAATTGACCCACACAACGGTCAATCCTAATAATGTCTATCCACAACCAGTTACAGAAATCCCGCAGGGGAAATTGACCCTCCCTGAATTCTATGATACAGTGAAATCCCTTGATCAAACAATAGATGTTGATTACTATCTTCCAGGTTGCGCGCCGCCGCCAGATTTAATAATGAAAGGGGTTTTAACCCTGTTGTCGGGGAACCTACCGCCCAAAGGAACAGTGATCGCCTCCGAAAAATCTTTGTGTGAAACCTGTCCGAGAAATAAAACAAAACCAGACAAGATGGTCATAAAAGAGATAAAAAGAATCCATGAAGTCATTGCTGACCCTGAAAAATGTTTTCTTGCTGAAGGGATAATCTGTGTTGGACCGGCAACCCGCGGTGGCTGTGGTGAAAGATGTATCAATGCAAATATTCCCTGCCGGGGATGTTTTGGTCCAACAAAGGAAGTGATTGACCAGGGTGCAAAATTCTTATCTGCCCTTGCCTCAATCATTGATGCGAATACCGAAGAAGAGGCTAAGAAGATAACAGAACAAATCATTGACCCCATAGGCCTTTTCTATATGTATTCTCTGCCCACTTCAATTTTGCGCAGAAAGCAGGGGGTGTAG
- a CDS encoding TraR/DksA C4-type zinc finger protein, which translates to MVKKFKKSELKEFEKILLKEREKILKGIDYGTGQISTTQTEASGDLSAYANHMADQGTETEKRELSSLNITRQRETLFNIDHALRKIVQGRYGICEKCGKLIEKRRLKIVPYARFCIKCTAK; encoded by the coding sequence ATGGTTAAAAAATTCAAAAAGTCAGAATTAAAAGAATTTGAAAAGATATTACTCAAGGAGCGAGAAAAAATATTGAAGGGGATAGATTATGGAACTGGACAGATTTCTACTACCCAGACTGAGGCATCGGGTGACCTTTCAGCGTATGCAAACCATATGGCTGATCAGGGAACAGAAACAGAAAAGAGGGAGTTATCTTCTTTAAATATTACCCGTCAAAGAGAGACATTATTTAATATTGACCATGCATTGAGAAAGATTGTCCAGGGCCGTTATGGTATTTGTGAAAAATGCGGAAAATTGATTGAGAAAAGACGTTTAAAGATAGTCCCCTATGCAAGATTCTGTATCAAATGCACCGCGAAGTAA